The nucleotide sequence GGGCCTCCCGCAGCAGCACGTAGGGCTTCACCCCGACGCTTTCGGCCTGCAGAAAGTAGGTGCGGTCGATATAGGTCGGGTCGATGTCGTCGGCATGCACGAACTGGACGACGTCGACCGACCTCAGCGTGGACAGCGGGAGATGCGAGAAGTCCTCGTCGGTCAGGATCGCGGTGCGGCCGTCCGCGGCCTCGAAGCCCTTGGCGATGTCCGCGAAGGAGACGACCTCGCCGCACTTCTCGCAGATCCGCTGATACCGGATGCGTCCTCCGTCCAGGGAGTGCACCTGGTGGAACGAGACGTCCTTGTCCTCGGTGGCGCCGTACAGCTTCACGGGGATGCTCACCAGCCCGAAGGACACGGCTCCCTTCCAGATGGCCCGCGGCATATCAGCCCTCCTCACCTCGCCGGTACTCGACGACGTCGTTCCAGAGTAGGTCATGCGAGTTCAGGAGCGCCTGCACCGCCGGCTGGTCCCAGGCCTGGTCGATCGTGAGTCCCCGGCTGATGGCCGCGGCGTCGGCGACGTCGGCGCCGGGCTCGTCGGCGAACCAGGAGGTGATCGCCCCGACGGGACAGGAGGCGAGCACGATCTGCCCGTTGACCGGGTCCACTCCCCCCGACACGAGGGCCGGATCGACCTCCGCCACCACGACCGTCCGCGCCCCGTAGCTGCACAGCGCCGCGACCGATGCCAGCACGAGCGCGGCGTACTCGGCGTCCTCGGCGTCCTTGGCCTCGTAGCCGAGTTCGGCGACGAGCTCGTCGGTGACGGTGTAGGCGGTGCGCTGCACGATGGCGGGGTCACCGCTCATGACGCCCAGTTCATCGGGGCCGACGGGGATGAAAACCAGTTGTCGCTTCACGGCCTCAGCCTAGTGCCGGGCGATCCCAGGTGGTGTCCGCAACCCGGGAGGTGTTGTCAGGGACGGAGGCGGTGTTGTCCGGGAGCGGGGGTCGTCCAGGGGTGCCGCAGGGCGGCTCCTAGCGTCCCTGCATGACGACGATGCTCTCACCCCGGCCCAGCGCCTCGGCGATCCACCCGGACCAGGAGGTCCCGCCCGGCGCCCTCGCCCTCATCCTGGCCACCCTGGAGGCAATGACCGGGCGTCGTGCCCTGCACCAGGTGCGTCCACGCCTGTCCGAGCGCGCGTTCCTCGAGTTGGCGCTCCACGCGGGCGCCGGCGTGTATCGACGCATGCCGCCCGGGCGGCTGAGGGCGCAGATGCCCACGCCACAGGCGGTGGAGGCGACCGTGTCGCTGATGCGCGGCGACCGCTGGGTCAGCTGCGTGATCCGGCTGGACGCGACGCGGCGGTCCTGGGTGTGCAGCGAGTTCGTCATCCTCGCACCCAGGACCGCCGCGGCGTGACGGGTCAGGCGCCGGCGCGCCCGTGGCAGAACTTGTACTTCTTGCCGGAGCCGCAGGGGCAGGGCTGGTTGCGTCCGACCTTCGGCTCGGCCTTCGCGGCCCCGCTGACGTCGGTCGCCTCCCCGGTCTCGCTGGGTGCCGAGTAGGACAGGTTGGCATCGGCCTTACGCTCGAGGCCCTTGGCCAGCGGTGCGGCAGGCTCCGGCTCGGGCTCGTCGACGACCTCCCCGGCCTCGCCGGCGTCGAGGGCGGCCGTCAGCGTGCCGACGTCGACGCGGTGGCCGTGCTCGTCGGTGACGACGCCGACCTGCGGGGCGTCGGAGACCGCGCGGGGCTTGACCTCGAGGTTGAAGAGGAAGCCGACGACCTCCTCCATGAAGGCCTCCATCATGGCGTTGAACATGTCGCCGCCCTCGCGCTGGTACTCGACCAGCGGGTCGCGCTGCGCCATGGCACGCAGGCCGATGCCCTCGCGGAGGTAGTCCATCTCGTAGAGGTGCTCGCGCCACTTCCTGTCCAGGACCGTCAGCAGCACCTGGCGCTCCAGCTCGCGCATGGTCTCGGAGCCGAGTTCCGCCTCGCGTGCGTCGTAGGCCTTGAGTGCATCGGCCTGCACCAGCTCGATGAGCTCGCCCTGCTCGGGGATCTCGTCCTCGACGTCCTCGACAGAGATGCTGACGGGGTAGAGCGTCTTCAGCTCGGTGAACATCGTCTCCAGGTCCCAGTCCTCCGGGATCCCGACGGTGTGCGCCCGCACGACGTCCGCGACCACCCGCTCGCAGGTGCTGCGCAGCTGCTCCGAGACGTCGGCGCCGTCGAGCACCCGACGACGGTCGCCGTAGATGGCGTGCCGCTGACGGTTCATGACGTCGTCGTACTTCAGGACGTTCTTGCGCATCTCGAAGTTCTGGCCCTCGACCTGCTTCTGGGCCCCCTCGATGGACTTCGACACCGACTTCATGTCGATGGGGACGTCGTC is from Tessaracoccus palaemonis and encodes:
- a CDS encoding DUF6912 family protein; the encoded protein is MKRQLVFIPVGPDELGVMSGDPAIVQRTAYTVTDELVAELGYEAKDAEDAEYAALVLASVAALCSYGARTVVVAEVDPALVSGGVDPVNGQIVLASCPVGAITSWFADEPGADVADAAAISRGLTIDQAWDQPAVQALLNSHDLLWNDVVEYRRGEEG
- a CDS encoding Rv3235 family protein, with protein sequence MTTMLSPRPSASAIHPDQEVPPGALALILATLEAMTGRRALHQVRPRLSERAFLELALHAGAGVYRRMPPGRLRAQMPTPQAVEATVSLMRGDRWVSCVIRLDATRRSWVCSEFVILAPRTAAA